From Caretta caretta isolate rCarCar2 chromosome 14, rCarCar1.hap1, whole genome shotgun sequence, the proteins below share one genomic window:
- the LOC125621044 gene encoding methyltransferase-like 26 B — MDPRLAPQGSSCSIPHCESRRRQPLSGCSAAPLGRHQQPLLVYLSVFSSSISSYIRATKVPNVKKPLAIDVSQPWDQWAGLSQGYCNVIIIINLLHFLAQGLEGLFQGVGQLLKPGGVCQIYGESSLRAMGCGGAVADGHPQCAVP, encoded by the exons ATGGATCCCAGGCTGGCACCTCAGGGCAGCTCCTGCAGCATCCCCCATTGTGAGAGCAGGAGGCGGCAGCCTCTGTCTGGGTGCAGTGCAGCACCACTAGGCAGACACCAGCAGCCTCTCCTGGTTTACCTGTCTGTCTTTTCCTCCAGCATCTCTAGCTACATCAGAGCCACCAAGGTGCCGAACGTGAAGAAGCCACTGGCCATTGATGTGTCTCAGCCCTGGGACCAGTGGGCAGGCTTGAGCCAAGGCTACTGcaatgtcatcatcatcatcaacctGCTGCACTTCCTTGCCCAAGGCCTGGAG GGACTATTCCAGGGTGTGGGGCAGCTGCTGAAGCCCGGGGGAGTTTGCCAGATCTATGGG GAATCCAGCCTGAGGGCTATGGGATGTGGAGGAGCTGTGGCAGATGGCCACCCCCAATGCGCTGTGCCTTGA
- the HGS gene encoding hepatocyte growth factor-regulated tyrosine kinase substrate isoform X2 — MIRQGDTQAKYAVGAIKKKVNDKNPHVALYALEVMESVVKNCGQTVHDEVANKQTMEELKELFKRQVEVNVRNKILYLIQAWAHAFRNEPKYKVVQDTYQIMKVEGHVFPEFKESDAMFAAERAPDWVDAEECHRCRVQFGVVTRKHHCRACGQIFCGKCSSKYSTIPKFGIEKEVRVCEPCYEHLNKKADGKTAATTELPPEYLTSPLSQQSQLPPKRDETALQEEEELQLAIALSQSEAEEKERMRQKTTYSVYPKAEPTPVTSTAPPVSTLYSSPVNSSAPLAEDIDPELARYLNRNYWEKKQEEVRKSPTPSAPLSLSEPATQPGEAHPIPLGVVEQQYQNGESEENHEQFLKALQNAVTTFVNRMKSNHMRGRSITNDSAVLSLFQSINSMHPQLLELLNQLDERRLYYEGLQDKLAQIRDARGALNALRDEHREKLRRAAEEAERQRQIQLAQKLEIMRQKKQEYLEMQRQLAIQRLQEQEKERQMRLEQQKQTIQMRAQMPAFSLPYAQLQAMPAAGGVIYQPSGPTSFPGTFSPAGSVEGSPMHSVYMNQPAPGNTGPYAPMPVAGADPNMVNAYVYQAGAGSGQAAPQGQVVPTTNPAYSSYQPTPTQGYQNAASQSQSIPAISQAPQSGTMGYMGSQSVSMGYQPYNMQGLMSTLPGQEPALSSLPPQQTYLSGQQPVYQQMPPPAGPPQQQQQPQQAPSQVQQAQGSGEAQLISFD, encoded by the exons AGACAAGTGGAAGTGAACGTTCGCAATAAGATCCTGTACCTGATCCAGGCCTGGGCTCACGCCTTCCGCAACGAGCCCAAGTACAAGGTGGTGCAGGACACCTACCAGATCATGAAGGTGGAAG GTCATGTGTTCCCAGAATTCAAGGAGAGTGATGCCATGTTTGCTGCAGAAAGG GCCCCTGACTGGGTGGATGCTGAAGAGTGTCACCGATGTAGAGTGCAGTTTGGAGTCGTGACCCGCAAG CATCACTGCCGGGCTTGTGGGCAGATCTTCTGTGGAAAGTGCTCTTCCAAGTACTCCACCATCCCTAAGTTTGGCATTGAGAAGGAGGTGCGGGTGTGTGAGCCCTGCTACGAGCACCTCAACAA GAAAGCTGACGGCAAAACGGCTGCCACCACTGAGCTGCCACCTGAGTACCTGACCAGCCCCCTTTCTCAGCAGTCCCAG CTGCCCCCAAAGCGTGACGAGACAgccctgcaggaggaggaggagctccagCTGGCCATCGCCCTCTCGCAATCAGAGGCTGAGGAGAAGGAGAGGATG AGACAGAAAACGACCTACTCTGTGTACCCGAAGGCTGAGCCCACACCTGTCACCTCAACCGCACCCCCTGTCAGCACCCTCTACTCCTCCCCTGTG aacTCCTCTGCTCCGCTGGCTGAGGACATCGACCCCGAG CTGGCTCGATACCTGAACCGTAACTACTGGGAGAAGAAGCAGGAGGAGGTTCGTAAGAGCCCCACCCCGTCTGCTCCActgtccctctcagagccagccacccagcctggggaagctCATCCCATCCCGCTCGGTGTCGTGGAG CAGCAGTACCAGAATGGGGAGTCCGAGGAGAACCACGAGCAGTTCCTGAAGGCTCTGCAGAATGCTGTCACCACCTTCGTCAACCGTATGAAGAGCAACCACATGCGGGGCCGCAGCATCACCAATGACTCAGCTGTGCTCTCCCTCTTCCAGTCCATCAACAGCATgcatccccagctgctggagctaCTCAACCAGCTGGATGAGCGCAGGT TGTACTATGAGGGCCTGCAGGACAAGCTGGCACAGATCCGGGATGCCCGCGGGGCCCTGAATGCTTTGCGGGACGAGCACCGCGAGAAGCTGCGCCGGGCGGCCGAGGAGGCTGAGCGCCAGCGTCAAATCCAGCTGGCACAGAAGTTGGAGATCATGAGACAGAAAAAGCAG GAGTACCTGGAGATGCAGCGGCAATTGGCCATCCAGCGGCTGcaggagcaggaaaaggagaggcagATGCGCCTGGAGCAGCAAAAGCAGACCATCCAGATGAGAGCCCAGATGCCAGCTTTCTCTCTGCCCTATGCCCAG CTCCAGGCCATGCCAGCAGCAGGAGGGGTGATCTATCAGCCATCTGGTCCCACCAGCTTCCCAGGCACCTTCAGCCCCGCAGGCTCTGTGGAGGGCTCTCCCATGCACAGCGTGTACATGAACCAGCCAGCTCCAGGCAACACTGGCCCCTACGCACCAATGCCTGTTGCAGGGGCAG ATCCCAACATGGTGAACGCCTACGTGTACCAGGCAGGCGCAGGAAGCGGGCAGGCAGCGCCGCAAGGGCAGGTGGTTCCCACCACCAACCCAGCCTACTCCTCGTATCAGCCGACTCCGACGCAGGGCTACCAG AACGCTGCGTCCCAGTCGCAGAGCATCCCTGCCATCTCGCAggccccacagtctggcaccatGGGCTACATGGGGAGCCAGTCTGTCTCCATGGGGTACCAGCCCTACAACATGCAG GGCCTCATGTCGACCCTTCCTGGGCAGGAGCCAGCTCTGAGCAGCCTGCCACCCCAGCAGACTTACCTCTCGGGACAGCAGCCCGTGTATCAGCAG ATGCCACCCCCAGCaggccccccccagcagcagcagcagcctcagcaggCCCCATCGCAGGTACAGCAGGCCCAGGGCAGTGGCGAGGCCCAGCTCATCTCGTTCGACTGA